A single genomic interval of bacterium harbors:
- a CDS encoding amidohydrolase family protein: MIDRDKIVEVRKRPHSSGNAVDFGDAIIMPGFVNVHSHLELTLLRGLIGDLPFFPWIRKLVELKQKVSTNLWLDSSRLGAAETLAAGITTVGDCCDSGTAYQACEELGLRGIIFQEVFGIEEPLNTPKILASLSEKLAKYKQTPKLELGVSPHSVYTVRPTLMKELANYQSKLAIHAAESDAEVDFLLNGTGEFAEMYHRRSIPCEPVNSTPIAYLDNLGVLTLQTLLIHCTHVTPEDITLIARKGSAIAHCPKSNAKLSSGIAPITEFMNAGIRVGIGTDGAVSNDHIDMFEEMRQTIFAQRYKKVSIDAETVIKMATIGGASALGLEQKIGTLTPGKQADLCIISLDHRIPQPDPYSTLVYSSSASDVIFTMVAGEPFYESGQWLS, encoded by the coding sequence TGATCGCGACAAAATTGTGGAGGTTCGAAAGCGACCTCATTCAAGTGGGAATGCCGTTGATTTCGGAGACGCGATTATCATGCCGGGCTTTGTAAACGTCCATAGCCACCTAGAGCTAACCCTATTGCGCGGTCTAATCGGCGATCTTCCCTTCTTCCCCTGGATTCGTAAACTAGTTGAGCTTAAACAAAAAGTTTCAACTAACCTGTGGCTCGATTCATCACGTCTTGGCGCTGCAGAAACTCTAGCTGCGGGAATTACTACGGTTGGTGATTGTTGTGACTCAGGTACCGCCTACCAAGCATGTGAAGAGTTGGGACTTCGTGGGATTATCTTCCAAGAAGTCTTCGGCATCGAAGAACCGCTCAATACGCCCAAAATCCTAGCTTCACTTTCTGAAAAACTCGCTAAATACAAACAAACGCCTAAACTCGAATTGGGCGTATCGCCCCACTCGGTGTATACAGTACGACCGACTCTCATGAAAGAACTTGCCAATTATCAAAGCAAACTGGCAATCCATGCCGCTGAATCAGATGCCGAAGTTGATTTTTTACTAAATGGAACGGGAGAGTTTGCTGAAATGTATCATCGGCGAAGCATTCCATGCGAACCCGTTAACTCAACACCTATCGCATACCTGGATAACCTTGGAGTATTAACTCTTCAAACGCTGCTCATTCACTGCACGCATGTCACACCAGAGGACATTACCTTGATTGCCCGCAAAGGGAGTGCAATCGCCCACTGCCCGAAATCGAATGCGAAACTATCCTCTGGAATAGCGCCTATTACAGAATTCATGAATGCAGGTATTCGAGTTGGAATCGGCACAGATGGCGCTGTTTCGAACGATCATATCGATATGTTCGAAGAGATGCGGCAAACGATTTTCGCCCAGCGTTATAAGAAAGTCAGTATCGATGCTGAGACTGTCATTAAGATGGCAACCATCGGGGGGGCATCTGCGCTTGGGCTTGAACAAAAAATCGGCACACTAACCCCTGGGAAACAAGCCGATCTTTGCATCATTTCACTCGACCATCGTATCCCTCAACCCGATCCCTATTCCACCCTGGTCTATTCCAGCTCAGCCTCGGATGTAATTTTCACCATGGTAGCCGGCGAGCCATTCTACGAAAGCGGCCAATGGCTTTCAA